The following are from one region of the Candidatus Binatus sp. genome:
- a CDS encoding recombinase family protein translates to MELAKSRVRRCAIYTRKSSEEGLEQDFNSLHAQREACEAYVKSQAGEGWQLVTTAYDDGGYSGGSMERPALQSLLEDIRQKLIDVVVVYKVDRLTRSLADFAKMVEVFDAQGVSFVSVTQQFNTTTSMGRLTLNVLLSFAQFEREVTGERIRDKIAASKRKGIWMGGTVPLGYDVRDRHLVINRAEAATVKQIYERYLELGSVRRLKEDLDRRGVSSKVRISVKGLKSGGRSFSRGALYELLANPIYIGEIRHKRERHLGLHEAILERELWERVQQQLRDQAAQRSQRTTKAGSSPLAGLLFDQSGEPLYAQCTAKGARRYRYYVSKGLITGSTKDAQRGWRLSAAEIERAVAIAARAILDDRPGMLEALEKSGVESPDVRAMLEAAMDYGRRLIASIDVAACLTDLVERVELLEQGIRLSLKLPVPSLDRAEVPITNLLHLSRLVPLRMKRRGVETRIILEGCEDAPRKVDLALLKAIARATLWFDELASGRVRSLAEIARRDGLPKRYVERLTKLAFLAPRIVEAAVEGRSTAGLNLQMLMDGRFELSPDWSEQQRQLGHE, encoded by the coding sequence ATGGAGCTAGCTAAGTCTCGTGTTCGCCGCTGCGCCATTTACACCCGCAAGAGCTCGGAAGAGGGTCTGGAGCAGGATTTCAACTCGCTCCACGCCCAGCGCGAGGCGTGCGAGGCATATGTGAAGAGCCAGGCCGGAGAGGGATGGCAACTTGTGACCACGGCCTATGACGACGGGGGCTACTCGGGAGGCAGCATGGAGCGGCCGGCCCTTCAGAGTCTGCTGGAAGACATTCGCCAGAAGCTGATCGATGTGGTGGTCGTGTACAAGGTCGACCGGTTGACCCGGTCGCTGGCAGACTTCGCGAAGATGGTCGAGGTGTTCGACGCACAGGGCGTCTCGTTCGTATCCGTTACGCAGCAGTTCAACACGACTACGTCGATGGGACGGCTGACGCTGAACGTGCTGCTCTCGTTCGCGCAGTTCGAGCGGGAAGTGACGGGCGAGCGAATTCGGGACAAGATTGCAGCCTCCAAGCGCAAGGGTATCTGGATGGGAGGCACCGTACCGCTCGGTTATGACGTTCGCGATCGCCACCTCGTCATCAATCGAGCGGAAGCGGCGACCGTGAAGCAGATCTATGAGCGCTATCTGGAACTCGGCAGCGTGAGGCGTCTCAAGGAAGATCTCGATCGTCGCGGCGTCAGCTCGAAAGTTAGAATCTCGGTGAAGGGTCTCAAATCCGGCGGACGATCGTTCTCGCGCGGCGCCCTGTACGAGCTGCTCGCCAACCCGATCTACATCGGTGAGATCCGCCACAAGCGGGAACGCCATCTGGGACTGCACGAGGCGATCCTCGAGCGCGAGCTGTGGGAAAGGGTTCAGCAACAGTTGCGCGATCAAGCCGCGCAGCGGAGCCAACGCACGACCAAGGCCGGATCGAGCCCGCTCGCCGGTCTGCTCTTCGATCAAAGTGGAGAGCCACTCTACGCGCAATGCACCGCAAAGGGCGCGCGGAGATACCGTTACTACGTATCGAAAGGCTTGATCACAGGCTCAACGAAGGACGCGCAACGCGGTTGGCGATTGTCGGCGGCTGAGATCGAGCGGGCCGTGGCGATCGCCGCGCGAGCAATCCTGGACGACCGGCCCGGCATGCTCGAGGCGCTGGAGAAGTCAGGAGTCGAATCTCCGGATGTGCGGGCGATGCTTGAGGCGGCGATGGACTACGGCCGCCGGCTGATAGCCTCGATTGATGTTGCAGCTTGTCTGACTGATCTGGTCGAGCGGGTGGAACTCCTGGAGCAGGGCATTCGACTTTCACTCAAGCTTCCGGTCCCGTCCCTCGACCGGGCCGAAGTGCCGATTACCAATTTGCTTCACCTCTCGCGCCTCGTGCCGCTCAGAATGAAACGGCGCGGCGTCGAGACACGGATCATTCTGGAGGGATGCGAAGACGCGCCGAGAAAGGTAGACCTGGCACTGCTGAAGGCCATCGCTCGCGCTACGCTATGGTTCGACGAATTGGCCTCAGGCCGGGTCCGCTCGCTGGCCGAAATTGCCCGACGCGACGGGCTCCCCAAGCGCTACGTCGAGCGACTAACGAAGTTGGCGTTCCTCGCACCCCGAATCGTCGAAGCTGCGGTCGAGGGTCGCAGTACCGCTGGCCTCAATCTTCAAATGCTGATGGACGGTCGTTTCGAACTATCACCGGACTGGAGCGAGCAGCAGCGCCAACTCGGGCACGAGTAG
- a CDS encoding DUF2924 domain-containing protein, whose amino-acid sequence MSAEIDHLAALSREHLLDRWRELYRTEPPRKIGRDLLIRAIAYRLQENAYGGLKSATRRMLAKVAEDASARRPIRVAPVRTLKPGTVLLRDWHGVQHQVTVLESAIMFQKKRYKSLSEVARKITGTRWSGPLFFGLKSIQEETTDGAS is encoded by the coding sequence TTGTCAGCCGAAATCGACCATCTGGCGGCTCTGAGCCGCGAGCATCTGCTGGATCGCTGGCGCGAGTTATATCGCACCGAACCCCCTCGGAAGATTGGCCGCGACCTATTGATTCGCGCGATCGCCTACCGCCTGCAGGAGAACGCCTACGGCGGCCTCAAATCGGCGACGCGGCGCATGCTGGCCAAAGTGGCCGAGGATGCATCCGCGCGACGACCCATTCGTGTCGCGCCGGTGCGCACGCTCAAGCCGGGAACCGTGCTGCTGCGTGATTGGCACGGCGTCCAGCATCAGGTGACGGTGCTTGAATCGGCCATCATGTTTCAGAAGAAGCGGTACAAATCGCTGTCCGAGGTCGCCCGCAAGATAACCGGCACCCGCTGGTCGGGACCACTGTTCTTTGGGTTGAAGAGCATTCAGGAGGAGACGACCGATGGAGCTAGCTAA